Proteins co-encoded in one Xiphophorus hellerii strain 12219 chromosome 10, Xiphophorus_hellerii-4.1, whole genome shotgun sequence genomic window:
- the becn1 gene encoding beclin-1 isoform X2 — MEASKSSSTTMQVSFVCQRCSQPLKLDTSFNVLDRVTIQELIAPVVTVTPSSKQADSGGGEAAPETFVENKQDGVSRKYIPPARMMSTESANSFTLIGDASDGGTMENLSRRLKVTSDLFDIMSGQTDVDHPLCEECTDTLLDHLDTQLNITENECQNYKQCLELLSNLQVEEEETLLAELQQLKNEEETLVQELEAVEEQRAAVAKDLAQSRIQAQQLDTEELQYQKEYSEFKRQQLELDDELKSVDNQMRYCQIQLDRLKKTNVFNATFHIWHSGQFGTINNFRLGRLPSVPVEWNEINAAWGQTVLLLHALANKMGLRFQRYRLVPYGNHSYLESLTDKSKELPLYCSGGLRFFWDNKFDHAMVAFLDCVQQFKEEVEKGDTGFCLPYRMDVEKGKIEDTGGSGGSYSIKTQFNSEEQWTKALKFMLTNLKWGLAWVTSQFYNR, encoded by the exons AAGTCTTCCAGCACCACCATGCAGGTGAGCTTCGTGTGTCAGCGGTGCAGCCAGCCGCTCAAGCTGGACACCTCCTTCAACGTGCTGGACCGAGTCACCATCCAGGAGCTCATCG CTCCGGTGGTCACGGTGACTCCCAGCAGCAAACAGGCGGACAGCGGCGGAGGGGAAGCGGCACCTGAG ACGtttgtggaaaacaaacaagatggcgTGTCGAGAAAGTACATCCCTCCTGCACG GATGATGTCAACGGAGAGCGCCAACAGTTTCACGCTGATCGGGGACGCTTCGGACGGTGGAACCATGGAAAATCTCAGTCGGAGATTGAAG GTGACCAGCGACCTGTTCGACATTATGTCCGGCCAAACGGATGTGGATCACCCCCTGTGTGAGGAATGCACCGACACTCTGCTGGATCACCTGGACACGCAGCTCAACATCACAGAGAACGAGTGCCAGAACTACAA GCAGTGTCTGGAGCTTCTGTCCAACCTgcaggtggaggaagaggagaccCTGCtggcagagctgcagcagctgaaaaacgAGGAGGAGACGCTGGTGCAGGAGCTAGAGGCCGTGGAGGAGCAGCGGGCTGCTGTGGCCAAAGATCTGGCGCAGAGCAGGATTCAGGCTCAGCAGCTGGACACCGAGGAGCTCCA GTACCAAAAGGAGTACAGCGAGTTCAAACGGCAGCAGCTGGAGCTGGACGACGAGCTGAAGAGCGTCGACAACCAGATGCGTTACTGCCAGATTCAGCTGGATCGACTCAAGAAGACAAACGTTTTCAACGCAACGTTTCATATCTG GCACAGCGGCCAGTTTGGCACCATCAACAACTTCCGACTGGGCCGGCTTCCCAGCGTTCCTGTGGAGTGGAACGAGATCAACGCGGCCTGGGGGCAGacggtgctgctgctgcacgcTCTGGCCAACAAAATGGGGCTGAGATTCCAGAG ATATCGACTCGTCCCGTATGGAAACCATTCGTACTTGGAGTCACTGACTGACAAGTCAAAG GAGCTCCCGTTGTACTGCTCGGGTGGCCTGAGGTTCTTCTGGGACAATAAGTTTGATCACGCCATGGTGGCCTTCCTGGACTGCGTCCAGCAGTTCaaagaggaggtggagaagggaGACACCGGCTTCTGCCTCCCGTACAG gatggATGTGGAGAAGGGAAAGATTGAAGACACGGGCGGCAGCGGAGGCTCCTACTCCATCAAAACCCAGTTTAACTCTGAGGAGCAGTGGACCAAGGCGCTGAAGTTTATGCTCACCAACCTGAAGTGGGGCCTGGCCTGGGTCACATCGCAGTTCTACAACAGATAA
- the LOC116726722 gene encoding serine/threonine-protein kinase tousled-like 2 isoform X1: protein MMEGLQGQSLSLDPRRQELLEARFTGVGVAKTSANSESSNQSQCSTGSLSDKEPESLERKANGRSKKRKGDIFDSSSQGKGKGQKLNDYFEFAGSSGSGASPARSVHLLLRSSSQCSLSYPPNGSPSSIGSAHTDSSSCSSFKTAPTTSCSHKAIQSNLTLLKLKAIEKVKNSDLKRTEGRIDDLVRSNCDLRRQVDEQQKILERYKERLNKCVKISQQLLIEQSKREKMACRDKSMQDRLRLGHFTTVRHGASFTEQWTDGYAFQKLIKQQEQINSQREDIERQRKLLGKRKPPVVQMPPPNMEQNKRKSRNNGQENETLSLAAYREQEEIFKLRIGRLKKEEAEIQTELEQLERVRNLHIRELKRIHNEDNSQFRDHPTLNDRYLLLRLLGRGGFSEVFKAFDLTEQRYVAIKIHQLNKNWREEKKQNYHRHACREYRIHKELDHPRIVKLYDYFSIDRDSFCTVLEYCGGNDLDFYLKQNKSMTEKEGRSIIMQLVNALKYLNQIRPPIIHYDLKPGNILLVNGTACGEIKITDFGLSKIVDDDSSADGMDLTSQGAGTYWYLPPECFVMGEDPPKISNKVDVWSVGVIFYQILYGRKPFGHNQSQQDILQENTILKATEVQFPPKPVVTTEAKAFIRRCLAYHKEDRVDVLQLASDPFLMPNIRKALGSNTTSLLPSPSTSSCYSSSASNSS, encoded by the exons tCTCTGGAGAGAAAGGCCAATGGGagaagcaagaaaagaaaaggcgACATCTTCGACAGCAGCAGCCAAG GAAAGGGAAAAGGGCAAAAGCTAAATGATTATTTTGAG TTTGCTGGTAGCAGCGGCTCTGGCGCCAGTCCTGCGCGAAGCGTCCATTTGCTGCTGCGCTCCTCTTCACAGTGCTCTCTGTCTTATCCTCCG AATGGCAGCCCTTCGTCCATTGGCTCCGCCCACACCGACTCCTCTTCCTGCAGCTCCTTTAAGACGGCTCCTACAACTTCCTGTTCACACAAAGCAATCCag TCAAATCTGACGCTGCTGAAACTGAAAGCAATAGAAAAGGTCAAGAACTCTGACCTGAAGAGGACCGAAGGGAGGATAGACGACCTGGTGAGG TCTAACTGTGACCTGAGGCGTCAGGTCGATGAGCAGCAGAAGATTCTTGAGCGCTACAAGGAGCGGCTgaacaaatgtgtgaaaataagCCAGCAGCTGCTAATTGAGCAG TCAAAGAGGGAGAAAATGGCTTGCAGGGACAAGAGCATGCAGGATCGCCTGcgtttgggtcacttcaccacCGTTCGCCACGGAGCGTCCTTCACGGAGCAATGGACCGACGGATACGCCTTCCAGAAACTCATCAA gcAGCAGGAGCAAATCAACTCGCAGCGGGAGGACAtcgagaggcagaggaagctgctggGAAAGAGGAAGCCTCCAGTGGTCCAGATGCCTCCACCAAACATGGAGCAGAACAAGCGGAAGAGCAGAAACAACGGCCAGGAGAATGAAAC GTTGTCGCTGGCTGCGTATCGGGAACAAGAGGAGATTTTCAAACTTCGAATAGGCCGTTTAAAAAAG GAAGAAGCAGAGATCCAAACAGAGCTGGAACAGCTGGAGAGGGTTAGAAATTTGCACATTCGGGAGCTCAAGAGAATCCACAATGAGGATAACTCGCA atTTAGAGACCATCCCACACTGAATGATCGATACCTGCTTTTACGTTTATTAGGAAGAGGAGGTTTCAGTGAAGTTTTTAAA GCGTTTGATTTAACAGAACAGAGATATGTAGCCATCAAAATCCATCAGCTCAACAAGAACtggagagaggagaagaagCAAAACTACCACAG ACACGCCTGTAGAGAATACAGGATCCACAAAGAACTCGACCATCCTAGAATAGTCAAACTCTATGACTATTTCTCAATCGACAGAGATTC GTTCTGCACGGTGCTGGAGTACTGCGGCGGCAACGATCTGGATTTCTACTTGAAGCAGAATAAGTCGATGACGGAGAAGGAGGGACGCTCCATCATCATGCAGCTCGTCAACGCCCTCAAGTATCTCAACCAGATTCGGCCTCCCATCATCCACTACGACCTCAAGCCTG GGAACATCCTGTTGGTTAACGGCACGGCGTGCGGGGAGATAAAGATCACCGACTTCGGCCTGTCTAAGATTGTGGACGACGACAGCTCTGCTGATGGCATGGATCTGACTTCACAAGGAGCAGGGACCTACTG GTATTTACCACCTGAGTGCTTTGTAATGGGGGAAGACCCTCCAAAAATATCCAACAAGGTCGACGTTTGGTCAGTAGGCGTCATCTTCTACCAGATCTTATACGGACGGAAG CCGTTTGGTCACAACCAGTCCCAGCAGGACATCCTCCAAGAAAACACCATTCTGAAAGCTACTGAAGTGCAATTCCCCCCAAAGCCCGTCGTCACCACAGAAGCAAAG GCTTTTATTCGCCGTTGCTTGGCGTACCACAAGGAGGACCGCGTGGACGTGCTGCAGTTGGCCAGCGACCCCTTCCTGATGCCCAACATTCGTAAAGCCCTGGGCAGCAACACGACGTCGCTGCTGCCCAGtccctccacctccagctgctacAGCAGCAGTGCCTCCAACTCAAGTTAG
- the LOC116726722 gene encoding serine/threonine-protein kinase tousled-like 2 isoform X2, which produces MMEGLQGQSLSLDPRRQELLEARFTGVGVAKTSANSESSNQSQCSTGSLSDKEPESLERKANGRSKKRKGDIFDSSSQGKGKGQKLNDYFENGSPSSIGSAHTDSSSCSSFKTAPTTSCSHKAIQSNLTLLKLKAIEKVKNSDLKRTEGRIDDLVRSNCDLRRQVDEQQKILERYKERLNKCVKISQQLLIEQSKREKMACRDKSMQDRLRLGHFTTVRHGASFTEQWTDGYAFQKLIKQQEQINSQREDIERQRKLLGKRKPPVVQMPPPNMEQNKRKSRNNGQENETLSLAAYREQEEIFKLRIGRLKKEEAEIQTELEQLERVRNLHIRELKRIHNEDNSQFRDHPTLNDRYLLLRLLGRGGFSEVFKAFDLTEQRYVAIKIHQLNKNWREEKKQNYHRHACREYRIHKELDHPRIVKLYDYFSIDRDSFCTVLEYCGGNDLDFYLKQNKSMTEKEGRSIIMQLVNALKYLNQIRPPIIHYDLKPGNILLVNGTACGEIKITDFGLSKIVDDDSSADGMDLTSQGAGTYWYLPPECFVMGEDPPKISNKVDVWSVGVIFYQILYGRKPFGHNQSQQDILQENTILKATEVQFPPKPVVTTEAKAFIRRCLAYHKEDRVDVLQLASDPFLMPNIRKALGSNTTSLLPSPSTSSCYSSSASNSS; this is translated from the exons tCTCTGGAGAGAAAGGCCAATGGGagaagcaagaaaagaaaaggcgACATCTTCGACAGCAGCAGCCAAG GAAAGGGAAAAGGGCAAAAGCTAAATGATTATTTTGAG AATGGCAGCCCTTCGTCCATTGGCTCCGCCCACACCGACTCCTCTTCCTGCAGCTCCTTTAAGACGGCTCCTACAACTTCCTGTTCACACAAAGCAATCCag TCAAATCTGACGCTGCTGAAACTGAAAGCAATAGAAAAGGTCAAGAACTCTGACCTGAAGAGGACCGAAGGGAGGATAGACGACCTGGTGAGG TCTAACTGTGACCTGAGGCGTCAGGTCGATGAGCAGCAGAAGATTCTTGAGCGCTACAAGGAGCGGCTgaacaaatgtgtgaaaataagCCAGCAGCTGCTAATTGAGCAG TCAAAGAGGGAGAAAATGGCTTGCAGGGACAAGAGCATGCAGGATCGCCTGcgtttgggtcacttcaccacCGTTCGCCACGGAGCGTCCTTCACGGAGCAATGGACCGACGGATACGCCTTCCAGAAACTCATCAA gcAGCAGGAGCAAATCAACTCGCAGCGGGAGGACAtcgagaggcagaggaagctgctggGAAAGAGGAAGCCTCCAGTGGTCCAGATGCCTCCACCAAACATGGAGCAGAACAAGCGGAAGAGCAGAAACAACGGCCAGGAGAATGAAAC GTTGTCGCTGGCTGCGTATCGGGAACAAGAGGAGATTTTCAAACTTCGAATAGGCCGTTTAAAAAAG GAAGAAGCAGAGATCCAAACAGAGCTGGAACAGCTGGAGAGGGTTAGAAATTTGCACATTCGGGAGCTCAAGAGAATCCACAATGAGGATAACTCGCA atTTAGAGACCATCCCACACTGAATGATCGATACCTGCTTTTACGTTTATTAGGAAGAGGAGGTTTCAGTGAAGTTTTTAAA GCGTTTGATTTAACAGAACAGAGATATGTAGCCATCAAAATCCATCAGCTCAACAAGAACtggagagaggagaagaagCAAAACTACCACAG ACACGCCTGTAGAGAATACAGGATCCACAAAGAACTCGACCATCCTAGAATAGTCAAACTCTATGACTATTTCTCAATCGACAGAGATTC GTTCTGCACGGTGCTGGAGTACTGCGGCGGCAACGATCTGGATTTCTACTTGAAGCAGAATAAGTCGATGACGGAGAAGGAGGGACGCTCCATCATCATGCAGCTCGTCAACGCCCTCAAGTATCTCAACCAGATTCGGCCTCCCATCATCCACTACGACCTCAAGCCTG GGAACATCCTGTTGGTTAACGGCACGGCGTGCGGGGAGATAAAGATCACCGACTTCGGCCTGTCTAAGATTGTGGACGACGACAGCTCTGCTGATGGCATGGATCTGACTTCACAAGGAGCAGGGACCTACTG GTATTTACCACCTGAGTGCTTTGTAATGGGGGAAGACCCTCCAAAAATATCCAACAAGGTCGACGTTTGGTCAGTAGGCGTCATCTTCTACCAGATCTTATACGGACGGAAG CCGTTTGGTCACAACCAGTCCCAGCAGGACATCCTCCAAGAAAACACCATTCTGAAAGCTACTGAAGTGCAATTCCCCCCAAAGCCCGTCGTCACCACAGAAGCAAAG GCTTTTATTCGCCGTTGCTTGGCGTACCACAAGGAGGACCGCGTGGACGTGCTGCAGTTGGCCAGCGACCCCTTCCTGATGCCCAACATTCGTAAAGCCCTGGGCAGCAACACGACGTCGCTGCTGCCCAGtccctccacctccagctgctacAGCAGCAGTGCCTCCAACTCAAGTTAG
- the becn1 gene encoding beclin-1 isoform X1, giving the protein MEASKSSSTTMQVSFVCQRCSQPLKLDTSFNVLDRVTIQELIAPVVTVTPSSKQADSGGGEAAPEETFVENKQDGVSRKYIPPARMMSTESANSFTLIGDASDGGTMENLSRRLKVTSDLFDIMSGQTDVDHPLCEECTDTLLDHLDTQLNITENECQNYKQCLELLSNLQVEEEETLLAELQQLKNEEETLVQELEAVEEQRAAVAKDLAQSRIQAQQLDTEELQYQKEYSEFKRQQLELDDELKSVDNQMRYCQIQLDRLKKTNVFNATFHIWHSGQFGTINNFRLGRLPSVPVEWNEINAAWGQTVLLLHALANKMGLRFQRYRLVPYGNHSYLESLTDKSKELPLYCSGGLRFFWDNKFDHAMVAFLDCVQQFKEEVEKGDTGFCLPYRMDVEKGKIEDTGGSGGSYSIKTQFNSEEQWTKALKFMLTNLKWGLAWVTSQFYNR; this is encoded by the exons AAGTCTTCCAGCACCACCATGCAGGTGAGCTTCGTGTGTCAGCGGTGCAGCCAGCCGCTCAAGCTGGACACCTCCTTCAACGTGCTGGACCGAGTCACCATCCAGGAGCTCATCG CTCCGGTGGTCACGGTGACTCCCAGCAGCAAACAGGCGGACAGCGGCGGAGGGGAAGCGGCACCTGAG GAGACGtttgtggaaaacaaacaagatggcgTGTCGAGAAAGTACATCCCTCCTGCACG GATGATGTCAACGGAGAGCGCCAACAGTTTCACGCTGATCGGGGACGCTTCGGACGGTGGAACCATGGAAAATCTCAGTCGGAGATTGAAG GTGACCAGCGACCTGTTCGACATTATGTCCGGCCAAACGGATGTGGATCACCCCCTGTGTGAGGAATGCACCGACACTCTGCTGGATCACCTGGACACGCAGCTCAACATCACAGAGAACGAGTGCCAGAACTACAA GCAGTGTCTGGAGCTTCTGTCCAACCTgcaggtggaggaagaggagaccCTGCtggcagagctgcagcagctgaaaaacgAGGAGGAGACGCTGGTGCAGGAGCTAGAGGCCGTGGAGGAGCAGCGGGCTGCTGTGGCCAAAGATCTGGCGCAGAGCAGGATTCAGGCTCAGCAGCTGGACACCGAGGAGCTCCA GTACCAAAAGGAGTACAGCGAGTTCAAACGGCAGCAGCTGGAGCTGGACGACGAGCTGAAGAGCGTCGACAACCAGATGCGTTACTGCCAGATTCAGCTGGATCGACTCAAGAAGACAAACGTTTTCAACGCAACGTTTCATATCTG GCACAGCGGCCAGTTTGGCACCATCAACAACTTCCGACTGGGCCGGCTTCCCAGCGTTCCTGTGGAGTGGAACGAGATCAACGCGGCCTGGGGGCAGacggtgctgctgctgcacgcTCTGGCCAACAAAATGGGGCTGAGATTCCAGAG ATATCGACTCGTCCCGTATGGAAACCATTCGTACTTGGAGTCACTGACTGACAAGTCAAAG GAGCTCCCGTTGTACTGCTCGGGTGGCCTGAGGTTCTTCTGGGACAATAAGTTTGATCACGCCATGGTGGCCTTCCTGGACTGCGTCCAGCAGTTCaaagaggaggtggagaagggaGACACCGGCTTCTGCCTCCCGTACAG gatggATGTGGAGAAGGGAAAGATTGAAGACACGGGCGGCAGCGGAGGCTCCTACTCCATCAAAACCCAGTTTAACTCTGAGGAGCAGTGGACCAAGGCGCTGAAGTTTATGCTCACCAACCTGAAGTGGGGCCTGGCCTGGGTCACATCGCAGTTCTACAACAGATAA